One window of the Carnobacterium maltaromaticum DSM 20342 genome contains the following:
- a CDS encoding MFS transporter — protein MSENSYFSTVMALYINYILQGMAAIILAQNMVPLMGQLNTNAAGISIVISGIGFGRILILYFAGRMSDRYGRKKIVWLGMFSYVIFFGGILISQNMWMATFFTLFAGFANALLDTGTYPALMEAYPEANGFMSVLNKAFISLGQLILPIVVGFLIANNLYFGYSFILCLVALFANIFFMQKRRFPKLSQTSLAVEKEQKATKFNQKPVFLVEGLALTIFGFTSVSTFNIIVLWLPRYAEELAGMAKSSSLMLVSLYSVGSMISVFITAFLIKKWMQPITMILSCSIASLIVLILVILFPTPLGCSIAAFGIGIFSSGGIWQLALAILLEFFPENKGRMTSYYTLMTSFSVMLIPLITGNLSERNILYVFIFNCGITLASVIVAVLVAIRYRKLTNLKKAVEVPSVFQEI, from the coding sequence ATGTCTGAAAATTCCTATTTTTCAACAGTGATGGCACTGTATATTAATTATATACTACAAGGAATGGCGGCGATCATATTGGCCCAAAATATGGTGCCATTAATGGGGCAATTAAATACAAATGCAGCGGGCATTTCAATCGTCATCTCTGGGATTGGCTTTGGTCGAATTCTAATTTTATATTTTGCCGGTCGAATGTCTGATCGTTATGGACGAAAAAAGATTGTTTGGTTAGGTATGTTTAGCTATGTTATTTTTTTTGGTGGAATTCTAATTAGCCAAAATATGTGGATGGCAACCTTTTTCACACTGTTTGCTGGTTTTGCCAATGCTCTTTTGGATACCGGTACATACCCAGCTTTAATGGAAGCATATCCTGAAGCAAATGGTTTTATGAGTGTCTTAAATAAGGCTTTTATTTCATTAGGTCAATTAATTTTACCGATAGTCGTTGGTTTTTTGATCGCAAATAATCTTTATTTTGGGTATAGCTTTATCCTCTGTTTAGTTGCACTTTTTGCGAATATCTTTTTTATGCAAAAAAGGCGGTTTCCAAAACTATCCCAGACTAGTTTAGCAGTTGAAAAAGAACAAAAAGCTACTAAATTTAACCAAAAACCAGTCTTTTTAGTTGAAGGATTAGCCCTAACTATATTTGGATTTACTTCAGTTTCTACATTTAATATTATTGTATTGTGGCTGCCACGTTACGCAGAAGAGTTAGCCGGAATGGCAAAATCTAGCTCACTAATGTTGGTGAGTTTATACAGTGTAGGATCCATGATTTCTGTTTTTATTACGGCCTTTTTGATTAAAAAATGGATGCAACCTATTACGATGATTCTGAGTTGTTCTATTGCTTCTTTAATCGTTTTAATCCTAGTAATCCTTTTTCCAACACCATTAGGTTGTAGTATCGCAGCTTTTGGTATTGGTATCTTTTCATCAGGTGGTATTTGGCAGCTTGCCTTGGCGATTCTGTTGGAGTTTTTCCCAGAAAATAAAGGCAGAATGACTAGCTATTATACGTTAATGACCTCATTTTCAGTGATGTTGATTCCGTTAATTACAGGGAATTTAAGTGAAAGAAATATTCTTTATGTCTTCATTTTTAACTGTGGTATTACTTTAGCAAGTGTGATTGTTGCAGTACTAGTTGCTATTCGATACCGCAAGTTAACCAATCTAAAAAAAGCAGTAGAAGTTCCATCAGTTTTTCAAGAAATTTAA
- the aroD gene encoding type I 3-dehydroquinate dehydratase — MKTVTVKDVILGEGAPKICVPMVGKTLTELKEEATELVGLDLDIVEWRVDFFNDVEEIEKVIEAATEIRTILKQKPILFTFRTLKEGGEREISETYYFELNQKMMASGLVDLTDIELFMGDTAILAAVDWAHQHDVKVVMCNHDFDKTPDKEEIISRLKKMQTLNADICKIAVMPNSSQDVVVLLDATATMQAEFTDRPIVTMSMGGLGVVSRLAGETFGSAMTFGAAKKASAPGQVPIAELRSVLDLLHKSK, encoded by the coding sequence ATGAAGACCGTGACTGTTAAAGATGTCATTTTAGGCGAGGGTGCACCTAAAATATGTGTACCAATGGTTGGCAAGACGCTGACCGAATTAAAAGAAGAAGCAACGGAGTTAGTTGGACTTGATTTAGATATTGTTGAGTGGCGTGTCGATTTTTTTAACGATGTTGAAGAGATAGAAAAAGTAATCGAAGCAGCAACAGAAATCCGAACTATTTTAAAGCAAAAACCGATTTTATTTACCTTCCGTACTTTAAAAGAAGGTGGCGAACGTGAAATTTCGGAAACTTATTATTTTGAGTTAAATCAAAAAATGATGGCTAGTGGATTAGTTGATTTAACCGATATTGAATTATTTATGGGAGATACAGCTATTTTAGCCGCAGTAGATTGGGCGCACCAACATGATGTAAAAGTGGTGATGTGTAACCATGATTTTGATAAAACACCAGATAAAGAAGAAATTATTTCACGCTTGAAGAAAATGCAAACGTTGAATGCAGATATTTGTAAAATTGCTGTTATGCCTAACTCATCTCAAGATGTGGTGGTTTTGTTAGATGCTACAGCAACCATGCAAGCTGAATTTACGGATCGCCCAATTGTGACGATGTCGATGGGTGGTTTAGGTGTTGTTAGTCGTTTAGCAGGTGAAACTTTCGGTTCAGCGATGACTTTTGGGGCAGCTAAAAAAGCTTCAGCACCAGGGCAAGTTCCGATAGCAGAATTACGTTCAGTATTAGATTTATTGCATAAAAGTAAATAA
- a CDS encoding methylglyoxal synthase, with product MNIALIAHDRKKELMIELAIAYREILKEHTLYATGTTGKRVIEATGLPVHRFKSGPLGGDQQIGALISEDKMDMVIFLRDPLAAQPHEPDVTALIRLSDVYEIPLATNIGTAEILLRGLKSGFADWRNLKNKSEGEILDI from the coding sequence ATGAATATCGCATTAATTGCCCACGATCGAAAAAAAGAATTAATGATTGAGCTTGCAATTGCTTATCGTGAAATATTAAAAGAGCATACTTTATATGCCACAGGAACAACCGGTAAACGTGTGATAGAAGCAACGGGTTTACCTGTGCATCGGTTTAAATCTGGTCCATTAGGTGGTGATCAGCAAATTGGTGCACTTATTTCTGAAGATAAGATGGATATGGTTATATTTTTAAGAGATCCATTAGCAGCGCAGCCCCATGAGCCTGATGTTACAGCACTAATTCGTTTAAGTGATGTCTATGAGATTCCATTGGCAACGAATATTGGAACAGCTGAAATATTGCTAAGAGGACTAAAATCCGGTTTTGCCGATTGGCGTAATCTGAAAAATAAGAGTGAAGGTGAAATTTTAGATATCTAA